CCCGGACGGAACGCCCGCGTCCGGACCCAGGACGGCCACGTCGTCGTCTCCTGCGACTGCGGAGCGCACAAGCGCTACCCGTACCGCGAGGGCGGGTGACCGTCACGCGGTCGGACGTTCGACGACGAACCGCTGACCACGCCGAGTGGAGTTCGACGGCGAACTGCTGACGCCCCCGAGTGGAAACGTTGAACCGCGCCGCATCGCTAGTCGCGGCCAATGGCAGACGACCTGAAGACGCTCGCACACGACGCGGAGGTCACCGTCTGGGTGGGCAAGAGCGGCATCGAGTCGGTGGCCGAGGAACTGAACGACCAGCTCCGTGACCGAACGGTGGTGAAGGTGAAGTTCCTGCGCGCGTCGCGCGGCGGCACGACCACCGACGACCTCGCCGAGGACCTCGCGGAGCGGGTGAACGCGGACGTGGTGGACGTCCGCGGGCACACCGCCGTCTATCATCGATGAGGTCGCTCCCCCTGTTGCAGTCGGGGAGCGACGCGGGTGACACGGGAGACGCGGCGGAGACGATGACCGGTGCGTCGGAGGCCGTCTCACAGTTCCTCCGGGAGATGGGCGTCCCCCAGGAACTGGCGGGGACGCTCGGCGGAGCCATCGTCTTCGTCCTCTCGTTCGTCCTGCTGTGGGCGGTGGGGCGCGCGTTCGTGCTCCCGCTGGTCCGCCGCCTGATGAACTCCCGCGACCTCGACGAGCACGCGAAGGCTCCCTTGCTCCGACTCGCGTCGCTCGGCCTGCTGTTCGTCGCCGTCTCGGTGGCGTTCGGGCTGGCGGGGTTCGGCAACTTCCTCACCTCGCTGGCCACCATCGCCGCGGCGGCGACGCTCGCCATCGGCCTGGCGATGCAGGACGTGCTCCAGAACTTCGTCGCGGGCGTGTTCATCTACACGGACAAGCCGTTCCGCATCGGCGACTGGATAGAGTGGGACGGTAACTCGGGCATCGTCGAGGACATCTCGCTGCGCGTCACGCGCGTCCGGACGTTCGACAACGAACTGCTGACCGTCCCCAACAGTCAGCTCACGGACGGCGTCATCAAGAACCCCGTCGCGAAGGACAAGCTTCGGCTGAAGTTCACCTTCGGCATCGACTACAGCGACGACATCCAGCAGGCGACCGACATCATCGTCGAGGAGGCCGAGGCCCACCCGGACATCATGGACGACCCGGCTCCCTCGGTGCGACTGACGGAACTCGCCGACTCGTCCGTCGGCCTCCAGTCGCGCATCTGGATCTCGAACCCATCGCGCGCCGACTTCATGCGCATCCGCGGCGACTACGTGACGAACGTGAAGGGGCGGTTCGACGAGGCGGGCATCTCCATCCCGTTCCCGCAGGTCGACCTCTCGGGCGGCATCGAACTCGCGAACGGGCAGGCAGTGGCGAACGAAGTCGGCGACTGAGGTCGTTCGGCTCGCCGCCGCCGCTACGACTCTAACCCACCCGACGGCGTAGGAGTCCTGCAGTTCGCGTCGTCGTCCGACACGGTCGTCACCCCCCACCGTAGCGCTCCATCGTCCTCGACGAGGAGCGTCCGCCACGCGTTCGTTCGTACCTCGCACTCGTCAGGAGCTTCGAGCAGTCTCCGGTCCGTGTCGTCGAGTGCGGCGGTGATTCCGTACGACCCGGCGGTACAGCCGTCGAACGACGCTGCAGCGACCTCCGTCACAGCGGTCACGTCCCCTGGGCTGTTCGCTGGTAGGTCGAACGTCTCGTCGAGAACCAGTTCCTCGTCACGCTCGATTCGGAGCCCGAGCGCGTGGACCGCATCGTCTCGGTTGATGATGCTGATGCCGCCGATACGGTACGGTTCCGGCCCCGAGTCGCTCGCGTCGCCGAGCGCGGCACAGCCAGCGAGTGCCGTCGCGACACCAGCGCCGAGACCGGCGAGGAGCGACCGACGGTGGAGGGATTCGTCCATGCGTTCGGTTGTGTAATCCGTACGATAAGGGTTCTGCCGGGCGGCGCGGGACCGTCGCACGAACGGCAGCGGTGTCGCGGACTCGCGAGTAGGCGGTGTACTGTGTAGTGAAAGGCGGACGGGCGGGGTTGCCCGGTCGTTCCGATACGGGGAATCCTGCGCACCGTCTCCACCCCGCGACCCTTCGAGCGACGGATGTTCGCGGATTCGCTGCTCGCTTCCGCGCCTGGCGAACTGTCCACGACTAACCGGGTCGAGACGTCCCTGCAGACGTCACGACCCGGACCGCCGCCCCCGAAGGACGAGGCTTCTACGTTGGCTTGCAGGGCCCGCACCGGTCGGTCCGGACGCACCCGTGTTTCGGCTCCCGCTGAAGACCATATCGCGGGAAGGGGCAGGGCCTAACTGCCCGACCTAGTCCATCATCTGGGTAGTCCACTTGCACGTAAACCGCTTTCGGTCGCCCGGTTCCCGTGGGTCGGTTTCACGCCCGGCGGTTCCGCTCGTCCTCGCTCGTCGGTCCGCTGTCGCGACACGCTCGACTCGGGTCCGAGCGAACCGTCCCGCCAGGAGCACGGTCTCAGAAGAATCCGAGTTCGTGGGCGTACCACCCCGCGCTCGCCGGGACGACCAGCGAGACGACGAGGACGACGTACGGGTGGTACTGGAGGTTCTGGACGAACGCGGACTCGCCCGCCTGCGACCCCGGCGAGAGGTCGAGGTTGAGGATGACCGACCCGGGGTCGCCCGCCAGCCACAGCAGGCAGAACAGCGCGCCGAACAGTCCGAACACGAGCGCGGTGGCGGCGGCGACGGCGGGGTCCGTCCGGTCCTGTCGCCCGGCCGCGAACGCCAGCAGCGCGACCATCGCGAACAGTCCAGCGAACAGCGGGTTGATGGGTCCTGCGGCGTAGTACGTGCTCGCGATACCCGGCGTCTGGATGAGGACGTACGGCACGACGAGCGCCACGAGGAGGACGAGGCAGGCGGCGATACCGACGGTGGGGGCGAGGCGCGTCCGCTCCATGTGTCTCGAACGAGTGAGCGGGCGGGGCATTAAGCCGCCGCTCTCGCGTCGTGGCTCTCCTCGTCGCCACGCCTCCCCATCGCCGCTCGTCTCCTCGTCGGGTGCAGAACGCAACGCACTCGTGGCTCCAGCGTCGTGACGTGTACATGGGATTCGGAGGAACCACGCAGAAGCTCCAGAAGGTCGCCAGCATGGCCGAGGACGTCTACGCGAAGCTCAACGAGCTCCGCGACCAGATCCAGGCGATGCGAGAGACGGTCGAGCGGGTCGACCGCCGCACCGCCGAGAACCGCGCGCTGCTCGAAGCCATCGCCGCCGAGGAGGACGTCGACGTGGACAGCGTCCTCACCGAGACGGCCATCGAGGAGGCCGAGGACGTCGACTCGACGACCGAAGAGTCGTCGAACGGAGCCGAGTCTACAGACGACACCACGAGCGAGACTACGACCGATACGTCCACGTCGACCACATCGGACGGGACCGATGCGACCGACCAGCCGTCGAGCGACCAGCACGCCGGCGACGACACGACGACGAACCCGAGCGACTGAGTTCGGCTCCTCAGAGCATCGCGCCTTCCCCTGCGACGCCCACTTTCTGTCCCCCGCCGCTCAGGCGACGAGCTTGCCGTGCTCGACCTTCAGACACCGGTCCTGGACGAAGTTGCGGCCCGACTCCTCGACGCGCTCGCCGGCCTCGTCGTCGCGGATGCCGAGCTGGCACCAGACGGTGTCGACGTCGTCGCGTTCGAGCACCCCGTCGACGATGCCCGACACCTCGTCGCTCGGCCGGAACACGTCGACCATGTCTATCTCCTCCTCGACGTCGGCCAGCGAGTCGTACGCCTCACGGCCGAGCACCTCGTCGGCGTAGGGGTTCACTGGAATCACCTCGTACCCGCGCTCCTGCATGTACTTCGGGATCTCGTGGGCCTCCTTGCCGGGCGTGGCGGAACAGCCGACGACGGCGATGGTGGTCGTCGACTCGAGTACCTCCCGGAGTTCGTCGTTCGACTGGATGGGCATACCCTACGTAGCGCCGCTGGCGAGAAAAGCGTCGTGGGGGTGTGCGCGCTCCGGGTCTCGGTGCTGGCGAGCGGAACCTGCTGGGGAGCGGGCGTCCGACCCCGAGCACTCCGTTCAGAGGCCGAGCGGGGCGACCCTGCCGACGACGAACGCGGCCGCCGCGAGGAACATCCCGTACTTCAGGTGCTCCTGGGCGGCTGTCGGGTCGGAGTAGCTCTCCGCGGCCGCACCGAGCATCACGAGGTCGGCCGGGACGACGACCAGCAGGTAGCCCAGGCCGAACGTCTCGCGAACGTACGGCACGGGACTGGCGAGGACGGCGACGACGAGCGCCACGGTGCCGACGACGAGCGCCGACCGCTCGCCGATGGCGATGGGGAGCGTGTTCAACCCCTCCTCGCGGTCACCTGCGAGGTCCTCGACGTCCTTGACCACCTCGCGAGTGAACGTCGAGAGCGCCGCCAGCGCGGCGAGGACGCCCACCGTCGTCAGTCCCGCCTGGCCGCTGTGGACCGCCGCGCCGCCGAAGAGGAACGTGCTCCCGCCGAGGTAGGCGACGACGAGGTTGCCGACGCCCGGCAGTCCCTTGAACCACTCCGTGTAGACGACCAGCGCGACGAGGTTGAACGTCGCGATGGCGATGGCGAGCAGGGGGAGCGTCAGGGCGAGCGCGATTGCGGCGACGAACAGCGCGACGCTGAACCAGAGCGCGCCACGGGCGGAGACGGCACCGCGCGGGATGGCCCGCTCGGGGGCGTTGATGGCGTCGATGTCCCGGTCGAAGTAGTCGTTGATGGCGTTGCCCGCGCCGACGGCGAAGACCGTGGCGAGCGTCGCGGCCGCTGCTTCGAGCGGGTACTCGGAGACGCCCCCGGCCTCGACGCCGGCGATGAAGGCTCCGATGAGCGTGAGCGCACCCGCGGCCACGGCGTTGACCGGTCGGGTGAGGTCGAGCAGCCCCCGGAGCGTCTCGCGCATACGACGTTCCAGAGAGGGGCGGGCGATAAAGGACGCGAAACCGTGTTTGCGAGGGAGTTGCGTGGTAGTCTCTGTCGCCGAGTGCTGGAAGATGAATAGAGTTAAACCGCTCGTGGCGCTCGATACGGATACAGGGCGCTTAGCTCAGCCTGGACAGAGTGACTGGCTTCGGACCAGTTTGTCGGGGGTTCGAATCCCTCAGCGCCCGTTCTGCGTGTCGCGAACGAACGTGAGCGACCGCAAACGCACCGTCGAGGGATTCGAAGCAGAGAGCGAACGCAGTGAGCGACCGTGGTTCGAATCCCTCAGCGCCCGTTTTCCCACGAACGACGTGAGCAGTGAAAACGGTACCTGAGCGGTTCGAATAGCGAGGACGCGCGGAGCCAAGCGAGCACGTCCGAGTGGAGTTCGAATCCCTCAGCGCCCGTTCTGCGTGTCGCGAACGAACGTGAGCGACCGCAAACGCACCGTCGAGGGATTCGAAGCAGGGAGCGAGCATCGCGAGCGACCGTGGTTCGAATCCCGCAGCGCCCGTTTTCCTGCGAACTACGTGAGCAGTGGAAACGGTACCTTTGGATTCGAATCAGACGAGACGCACGCAGCGAAGCGAGTACGTCTCGGCGTAGTTCGAATCCAAAGGTACCGTTCGTCCTGCTGCGAATCGGACGAACCGTGATGGAAAGCCGGCTCTGGTCCCTCGTCACTTAGGGGTTCGTCCCGCTTCTGGGGTGTCCATCTCCGATACTCGACCGACACGGTTCGGATGGAAAGGTATATAATCAGAATATTCACAAGAATCGGACAGATGAGACGAACGATAGCGTCAGTTCTCGTACTCGTACTGCTGGTGACGACGGCCGGTTGTTCCAGCGTCACGGGGAGCGATTCGGCCGACGCCACTCAGACGGAGACCACCGACGGAGCGGAGGAACTCGCCGCCGACCAGACGGAGACGAGCGACGGAGACGACGAACGCACTGCGGCTCGGACGGAGACGACTG
This region of Halomarina salina genomic DNA includes:
- a CDS encoding mechanosensitive ion channel family protein; its protein translation is MTGASEAVSQFLREMGVPQELAGTLGGAIVFVLSFVLLWAVGRAFVLPLVRRLMNSRDLDEHAKAPLLRLASLGLLFVAVSVAFGLAGFGNFLTSLATIAAAATLAIGLAMQDVLQNFVAGVFIYTDKPFRIGDWIEWDGNSGIVEDISLRVTRVRTFDNELLTVPNSQLTDGVIKNPVAKDKLRLKFTFGIDYSDDIQQATDIIVEEAEAHPDIMDDPAPSVRLTELADSSVGLQSRIWISNPSRADFMRIRGDYVTNVKGRFDEAGISIPFPQVDLSGGIELANGQAVANEVGD
- a CDS encoding geranylgeranylglycerol-phosphate geranylgeranyltransferase, which encodes MRETLRGLLDLTRPVNAVAAGALTLIGAFIAGVEAGGVSEYPLEAAAATLATVFAVGAGNAINDYFDRDIDAINAPERAIPRGAVSARGALWFSVALFVAAIALALTLPLLAIAIATFNLVALVVYTEWFKGLPGVGNLVVAYLGGSTFLFGGAAVHSGQAGLTTVGVLAALAALSTFTREVVKDVEDLAGDREEGLNTLPIAIGERSALVVGTVALVVAVLASPVPYVRETFGLGYLLVVVPADLVMLGAAAESYSDPTAAQEHLKYGMFLAAAAFVVGRVAPLGL
- a CDS encoding YhbY family RNA-binding protein, encoding MADDLKTLAHDAEVTVWVGKSGIESVAEELNDQLRDRTVVKVKFLRASRGGTTTDDLAEDLAERVNADVVDVRGHTAVYHR
- a CDS encoding DUF7548 family protein, whose translation is MERTRLAPTVGIAACLVLLVALVVPYVLIQTPGIASTYYAAGPINPLFAGLFAMVALLAFAAGRQDRTDPAVAAATALVFGLFGALFCLLWLAGDPGSVILNLDLSPGSQAGESAFVQNLQYHPYVVLVVSLVVPASAGWYAHELGFF
- a CDS encoding CoA-binding protein; the encoded protein is MPIQSNDELREVLESTTTIAVVGCSATPGKEAHEIPKYMQERGYEVIPVNPYADEVLGREAYDSLADVEEEIDMVDVFRPSDEVSGIVDGVLERDDVDTVWCQLGIRDDEAGERVEESGRNFVQDRCLKVEHGKLVA
- a CDS encoding DUF5798 family protein; its protein translation is MGFGGTTQKLQKVASMAEDVYAKLNELRDQIQAMRETVERVDRRTAENRALLEAIAAEEDVDVDSVLTETAIEEAEDVDSTTEESSNGAESTDDTTSETTTDTSTSTTSDGTDATDQPSSDQHAGDDTTTNPSD